A region from the Lycium barbarum isolate Lr01 chromosome 8, ASM1917538v2, whole genome shotgun sequence genome encodes:
- the LOC132606147 gene encoding uncharacterized protein LOC132606147 isoform X2, giving the protein MFMLQHSASLFQVPRTSHNRVSPHCHSFLGSFQSSFHPDQSSLCIRTQASCQREKPRNLLTSFEENNDGVYNDGKMEGDGGFKDDKNYEKDPELADILGNCLDDPHKAKSRLEERLRKKRNKIVHTKTGSATPMEVKFNKFDFTNTCIWFEFYNAPLEKDISLICDTIRSWHIVGRLGGCNSLNMQLSQSVLDKRPSYDAVQGANVTPTTFYNIGDLEIQDNLARIWVDIGTSEPLLLDVLINALSQISSDYVGIKQVVFGGSEFVNWKENLTLEDAGYSVHKI; this is encoded by the exons ATGTTTATGTTGCAGCACAGTGCATCTCTTTTCCAGGTGCCTCGGACTTCACATAACAGAGTTTCCCCTCACTGCCACTCATTTCTAGGTTCGTTTCAGTCCTCTTTTCATCCCGATCAAAGCTCATTATGTATCAGGACACAAGCGAGCTGCCAAAGGGAAAAACCCAGAAATTTGCTAACCTCATTTGAAGAAAACAACGATGGCGTTTACAATGATGGGAAAATGGAGGGTGATGGTGGCTTTAAAGATGACAAGAATTATGAAAAAGATCCTGAGCTTGCTGACATTCTTGGCAACTGTCTTGATGATCCCCATAAAGCTAAGTCAAGG TTGGAGGAGAGATTGAGAAAGAAAAGGAATAAAATAGTACATACAAAGACAGGTTCAGCAACACCCATGGAAGTGAAATTCAACAA ATTTGATTTTACAAACACCTGCATATGGTTTGAGTTCTACAATGCCCCGTTGGAGAAGGATATCTCCTTGATTTGTGAC ACAATTCGGTCTTGGCACATTGTTGGACGTCTTGGTGGATGTAATTCACTGAATATGCAA TTGTCACAATCTGTTTTGGACAAAAGACCAAGTTATGATGCTGTTCAGGGGGCAAATGTAACACCTACTACATTCTATAATATTGGAGATCTTGAGATTCAAGATAACTTGGCTCGCATATG GGTGGACATTGGGACAAGTGAGCCTTTACTGTTGGATGTATTGATTAATGCTTTGTCACAGATAAGCTCTGA CTATGTTGGTATCAAACAAGTAGTATTTGGTGGATCTGAATTTGTGAACTGGAAGGAGAACTTGACATTGGAGGATGCCGGTTACAGTGTTCACAAGATATAG
- the LOC132606147 gene encoding uncharacterized protein LOC132606147 isoform X1, giving the protein MMFMLQHSASLFQVPRTSHNRVSPHCHSFLGSFQSSFHPDQSSLCIRTQASCQREKPRNLLTSFEENNDGVYNDGKMEGDGGFKDDKNYEKDPELADILGNCLDDPHKAKSRLEERLRKKRNKIVHTKTGSATPMEVKFNKFDFTNTCIWFEFYNAPLEKDISLICDTIRSWHIVGRLGGCNSLNMQLSQSVLDKRPSYDAVQGANVTPTTFYNIGDLEIQDNLARIWVDIGTSEPLLLDVLINALSQISSDYVGIKQVVFGGSEFVNWKENLTLEDAGYSVHKI; this is encoded by the exons ATGTTTATGTTGCAGCACAGTGCATCTCTTTTCCAGGTGCCTCGGACTTCACATAACAGAGTTTCCCCTCACTGCCACTCATTTCTAGGTTCGTTTCAGTCCTCTTTTCATCCCGATCAAAGCTCATTATGTATCAGGACACAAGCGAGCTGCCAAAGGGAAAAACCCAGAAATTTGCTAACCTCATTTGAAGAAAACAACGATGGCGTTTACAATGATGGGAAAATGGAGGGTGATGGTGGCTTTAAAGATGACAAGAATTATGAAAAAGATCCTGAGCTTGCTGACATTCTTGGCAACTGTCTTGATGATCCCCATAAAGCTAAGTCAAGG TTGGAGGAGAGATTGAGAAAGAAAAGGAATAAAATAGTACATACAAAGACAGGTTCAGCAACACCCATGGAAGTGAAATTCAACAA ATTTGATTTTACAAACACCTGCATATGGTTTGAGTTCTACAATGCCCCGTTGGAGAAGGATATCTCCTTGATTTGTGAC ACAATTCGGTCTTGGCACATTGTTGGACGTCTTGGTGGATGTAATTCACTGAATATGCAA TTGTCACAATCTGTTTTGGACAAAAGACCAAGTTATGATGCTGTTCAGGGGGCAAATGTAACACCTACTACATTCTATAATATTGGAGATCTTGAGATTCAAGATAACTTGGCTCGCATATG GGTGGACATTGGGACAAGTGAGCCTTTACTGTTGGATGTATTGATTAATGCTTTGTCACAGATAAGCTCTGA CTATGTTGGTATCAAACAAGTAGTATTTGGTGGATCTGAATTTGTGAACTGGAAGGAGAACTTGACATTGGAGGATGCCGGTTACAGTGTTCACAAGATATAG